The proteins below come from a single Opitutales bacterium genomic window:
- a CDS encoding metal ABC transporter ATP-binding protein, whose translation MPLEVHDLTVAYHKKPVLYGVDLEIPAGQLVGILGPNGAGKSTLIKTIMGMIPASSGWVKIFGQPYKKAVRRVGYVPQRESVDWDFPVTVKDVVLMGRYGRLKFFQRPSDEDHRVAELCLEKVNMLPFRDRQISNLSGGQQQRVFLARALAQESDLYFMDEPFTGVDATTEAAIMTILRELKDAGKTILVVHHDLATAREYFDMLVLLNMRMVAYGQTQDVYQYEILQKTYGGRLSILSGVAAQDALDAKRES comes from the coding sequence ATGCCTCTGGAAGTCCACGACCTTACCGTGGCCTATCACAAAAAGCCGGTGCTGTATGGGGTAGATCTCGAAATTCCTGCGGGTCAACTGGTGGGTATTCTCGGTCCTAACGGCGCCGGTAAGTCGACGTTGATAAAAACGATCATGGGAATGATCCCAGCGAGCAGCGGCTGGGTGAAAATCTTTGGCCAGCCCTACAAGAAGGCAGTGCGTCGTGTCGGATACGTTCCTCAACGCGAGTCGGTGGATTGGGACTTTCCGGTTACTGTTAAAGATGTGGTGTTGATGGGGCGCTACGGGCGTCTTAAGTTTTTCCAGCGCCCGAGTGACGAGGACCATCGTGTGGCAGAGCTCTGTCTCGAAAAAGTGAATATGTTGCCCTTTCGTGATCGTCAGATTTCAAACCTCTCTGGTGGTCAACAACAGCGTGTGTTTCTAGCGCGCGCGCTGGCGCAAGAGAGTGATCTGTATTTTATGGATGAGCCGTTTACTGGCGTGGATGCGACGACTGAAGCGGCGATTATGACGATTCTTCGAGAGCTGAAGGATGCTGGAAAAACGATTTTGGTCGTCCACCATGACCTTGCTACCGCGCGCGAGTATTTTGATATGCTCGTTCTGCTGAATATGCGCATGGTGGCGTATGGGCAGACTCAGGATGTGTATCAATATGAGATATTGCAGAAAACTTACGGAGGGCGTTTATCGATCCTATCCGGGGTGGCTGCTCAAGATGCGCTTGACGCGAAGAGGGAGTCTTGA
- a CDS encoding zinc ABC transporter substrate-binding protein, which yields MKITTLIVCLTVAVVSLQGKIKITATTTHVADLVTQIGGDRVVVDALMAPGVDPHLYKPSAPDVRKLSGADAIVYHGLNLEGFLGDLFERMGRRGIEVVAVTEAIPEERLLPSSEYEGQFDPHVWFDAELWSLAVDRVVALLSELDPSAREAFTERGQALKTEMHLLDVWAAHELGSLPDNQRILVTSHDAFSYLGRRYGLEVIGIQGISTAAEAGLADISGMVQLIKERNVPAIFIESSVSPAAIERVSVDSGVYVGGELLSDSLGTPGVLVEADEEEYDIGTWQGMLVYNVETFVLGVTIN from the coding sequence ATGAAAATTACTACGCTAATTGTATGTCTCACAGTAGCTGTGGTCTCGCTTCAGGGTAAGATTAAGATAACAGCGACAACGACTCATGTGGCAGATCTCGTCACCCAGATAGGAGGGGACCGTGTGGTGGTAGATGCCCTAATGGCACCCGGTGTAGATCCACATCTCTACAAGCCAAGCGCTCCAGATGTGCGCAAGTTGAGTGGTGCAGACGCCATCGTGTATCACGGCTTGAACCTCGAGGGTTTTTTGGGGGATCTGTTTGAGCGTATGGGTCGCCGAGGAATCGAGGTCGTCGCGGTGACCGAGGCGATCCCGGAAGAACGCTTGCTGCCGTCTTCAGAATACGAGGGTCAGTTTGATCCCCATGTCTGGTTTGACGCGGAACTGTGGAGTCTTGCGGTGGACCGTGTTGTAGCTCTGTTGAGCGAATTGGATCCAAGTGCTAGGGAGGCATTCACCGAACGAGGCCAAGCTCTAAAGACCGAGATGCATCTTCTTGATGTTTGGGCTGCGCATGAACTCGGCTCGCTTCCGGATAATCAGCGTATTCTGGTTACCAGTCACGATGCGTTTAGCTATCTGGGACGACGCTATGGTCTGGAGGTTATCGGAATTCAGGGAATTTCTACAGCTGCTGAGGCGGGCTTGGCAGATATCTCGGGTATGGTGCAGCTCATCAAAGAGCGAAACGTTCCAGCCATCTTTATAGAATCGAGTGTGTCGCCTGCTGCAATCGAACGCGTCAGCGTGGATAGTGGAGTCTATGTAGGAGGCGAGTTGTTATCGGATTCTCTGGGAACTCCGGGTGTTTTGGTAGAAGCCGATGAAGAAGAATATGACATCGGTACCTGGCAAGGGATGCTGGTCTACAATGTGGAAACTTTTGTCCTGGGCGTGACGATTAACTGA